One Merismopedia glauca CCAP 1448/3 genomic region harbors:
- a CDS encoding cytochrome-c peroxidase — MSGVRAAIGTVVLLAAAVAAVLGITTDIHPPDDLGLPKIIEPEDNPTTDDKVVLGRKLFMDRRLSHNNTISCAMCHVPEQAFASNELAMAVGIEGRTNKRNTPTILNAVYYTRFFHDGREHSLENQVIGPLVAFNEMGNPSVGYVVEKIKSTTDYDGMFERAFGKPVNLDNINKAIAAYERTLVSANSKFDRYQYRNEETAMNASEINGFKLFMGKARCVTCHAVQEKSAIFTDQGFHNTGIGYTRNNTVYHREATMPITLAPGITVQTPSDHFDHASERPPNDVGRFEVTENPKDRWAYKTPSLRNVALTAPYMHDGSLLTLESVVDFYDKGGEDNPLKDPLLTPLNLTTQEKAELVAFMKALTGANVAKLEKEARAAYYVTPVEMPAASVKDN, encoded by the coding sequence ATGAGTGGGGTTAGAGCTGCAATTGGAACTGTTGTTTTACTGGCCGCTGCCGTCGCAGCAGTGTTAGGTATCACAACAGACATTCATCCACCTGACGATTTAGGCCTGCCGAAAATTATCGAGCCGGAAGACAATCCAACAACGGATGATAAGGTCGTTTTGGGGCGGAAGTTATTTATGGATCGTCGTCTTTCACATAACAACACCATCTCATGTGCCATGTGCCATGTGCCAGAACAAGCCTTTGCTTCAAATGAGTTAGCAATGGCAGTTGGGATTGAGGGTAGAACAAATAAACGAAACACCCCTACCATTCTCAATGCAGTCTATTACACCAGATTCTTCCATGATGGACGTGAACATAGTTTGGAAAATCAGGTTATTGGCCCACTTGTAGCGTTCAACGAAATGGGCAATCCGTCAGTTGGTTATGTCGTGGAAAAAATCAAATCCACGACTGACTATGATGGGATGTTTGAGAGAGCCTTCGGTAAACCAGTCAATCTCGACAATATCAATAAAGCAATTGCAGCCTACGAACGCACGCTAGTTTCTGCAAACTCAAAATTCGACCGTTATCAGTATAGAAACGAAGAAACAGCTATGAACGCCTCTGAGATTAATGGCTTCAAGCTCTTTATGGGTAAGGCTCGCTGCGTGACTTGCCACGCAGTACAAGAAAAATCAGCCATTTTCACGGATCAGGGCTTCCACAATACAGGTATTGGTTACACCAGAAATAACACTGTGTACCACCGAGAAGCAACTATGCCTATTACATTGGCACCGGGCATTACAGTTCAGACGCCTTCAGATCATTTTGACCATGCAAGTGAACGTCCACCAAATGATGTGGGCAGATTTGAGGTTACAGAGAACCCGAAGGATCGCTGGGCATATAAAACACCATCATTACGTAACGTGGCTTTGACCGCGCCCTACATGCACGATGGTTCATTGCTGACCCTGGAGTCTGTCGTAGACTTTTACGACAAGGGTGGAGAAGACAACCCACTCAAAGATCCGCTACTCACACCTCTTAATCTCACTACACAGGAGAAGGCTGAACTAGTGGCATTCATGAAGGCGCTTACAGGGGCCAATGTAGCTAAACTGGAAAAAGAAGCTCGTGCTGCGTATTACGTAACGCCAGTTGAAATGCCGGCTGCCTCAGTTAAGGATAACTAA
- a CDS encoding copper chaperone PCu(A)C encodes MKSTYLLIGLLTLSMSAIAEVKIESPWIRSTQPGQQVAGGYMTITSDTEKQLVGGVSALSEAVEVHEMRMQGDIMKMRRLDKITIKPGEPLVLKPGGYHLMLTNIRKQMKDGDHVPITLKFANTDGTESQIYVVVPVKDPGSDSHQNHNH; translated from the coding sequence ATGAAATCAACATACTTATTAATTGGTCTTTTAACACTCTCGATGAGTGCAATTGCTGAGGTAAAGATTGAATCTCCATGGATCAGGTCAACTCAACCAGGACAGCAGGTTGCGGGTGGCTACATGACTATAACCTCCGATACAGAGAAACAACTAGTCGGTGGCGTTTCGGCACTTTCCGAGGCGGTCGAGGTTCATGAGATGCGCATGCAAGGTGACATCATGAAAATGCGTAGATTAGATAAAATCACCATCAAACCAGGTGAGCCACTGGTTTTAAAACCCGGTGGCTATCACTTGATGCTGACTAATATTAGAAAGCAAATGAAGGATGGTGACCATGTCCCAATTACTCTCAAATTTGCAAATACTGACGGTACAGAGTCCCAGATTTATGTTGTGGTCCCTGTAAAAGATCCCGGAAGTGATAGTCACCAAAACCACAATCACTAA
- a CDS encoding sigma-54 interaction domain-containing protein gives MTTEITVSKDLLDFLNSLPEPRLVLGTDYKIIASNHAYQKIFGEGKPLKGKHCYEVSHHYLKPCDQQGESCPLKVAKETKSTHRVFHIHHTPRGREHVDVELTPILDEQGQPAFYIETLRNQNHHLKQHSPDCVAGKSPWFTRVLGLVERASSSDTPVVLLGESGTGKEVMAHLLHKKSTRSADSFIIVDCSGLTETLFESEMFGHEKGSFTGAYHDKKGLVEMANGGTLFLDEVGDIPLSQQVKLLRLLESSTYRKVGGLEVKRTNFRLISATHRDLKKMVQEGTFRQDLYYRINAFPIQIPSLRDRPEDILILAEYFQKKLSPTKEMTFEDSAKQFLQSYSFPGNIRELRNMIDRAILLCDSQVISKHHLTPDEVFPDESHHPSSNKYFRGDILPLEELESMYLQWAVSESNDSKRDLADKLGLTPRTLYRKLKEIKSQVVE, from the coding sequence ATGACTACTGAAATAACAGTAAGCAAAGACCTACTTGATTTCTTAAATTCACTACCTGAGCCAAGGCTTGTGCTTGGCACAGACTACAAGATTATTGCTTCAAACCACGCCTATCAAAAGATTTTTGGTGAGGGGAAGCCGCTTAAAGGAAAACACTGTTACGAGGTTTCGCACCATTACCTCAAACCATGCGATCAACAAGGTGAATCATGTCCACTAAAAGTCGCAAAAGAGACGAAATCAACGCACCGTGTATTTCACATCCATCACACTCCTAGAGGCCGAGAACATGTGGATGTTGAGCTAACTCCGATCCTGGATGAGCAAGGCCAGCCGGCTTTTTATATCGAGACATTGAGAAATCAAAATCATCATCTCAAACAACATAGTCCTGACTGTGTTGCTGGTAAAAGTCCATGGTTTACGCGTGTTTTGGGATTGGTTGAGCGAGCCTCAAGTAGTGATACGCCAGTAGTTTTATTAGGTGAATCGGGTACTGGTAAAGAGGTTATGGCTCATTTGCTGCACAAGAAGAGCACGCGGAGTGCAGATAGTTTTATTATCGTTGACTGTTCAGGCCTGACCGAGACGCTTTTTGAAAGTGAAATGTTTGGACATGAGAAAGGGTCATTTACTGGCGCTTATCATGATAAAAAAGGATTGGTCGAAATGGCCAATGGCGGTACATTGTTCCTTGATGAAGTGGGTGATATTCCACTGAGTCAGCAGGTGAAACTTTTACGTTTGCTTGAGTCCAGCACATATCGAAAAGTTGGCGGCCTAGAGGTTAAGCGTACTAATTTTCGATTAATTTCTGCTACTCACCGAGACCTCAAAAAGATGGTACAAGAGGGCACCTTTAGGCAGGATTTGTATTATCGAATCAACGCTTTCCCAATTCAAATCCCTTCTCTTAGGGACCGACCAGAGGATATTCTGATATTAGCGGAGTACTTTCAGAAAAAACTCTCTCCAACCAAAGAGATGACTTTCGAGGACAGTGCTAAGCAGTTTCTGCAGAGCTATTCTTTCCCAGGCAATATCAGAGAGCTTCGCAATATGATCGATAGAGCCATTCTGCTTTGCGACTCCCAAGTGATTTCTAAGCATCATTTAACCCCTGATGAAGTGTTTCCGGATGAAAGCCATCATCCATCATCGAATAAGTACTTCAGAGGGGACATCCTCCCTCTGGAAGAGCTGGAGTCTATGTACTTACAGTGGGCCGTGAGTGAAAGTAACGATTCCAAAAGAGATTTGGCGGATAAGCTTGGTCTAACCCCACGGACACTTTATCGCAAACTTAAAGAGATTAAGAGCCAGGTTGTAGAGTAG
- a CDS encoding selenium-binding protein SBP56-related protein has product MYLKKKFLKLKTVTQAVSMAVVMGVAVQMPSAIADETSCSPFTPLVKGQEDFVYVWTLGVKGLGDESDKLVTVDANPASKSYGKVISKLSVGGRGEAHHMGFTDDRKYMWAGALDSNKIFIFDVATDPSKPKLVKTLNNFVAKSGLVGPHTFYAIPGRMIVAALSNAKDHGGQTGMAIYTNAGEYVSTTMMPTTNGGDGFGYDAAINPNKNAMLTTAFTGWNNYMMDLGKLIKDKDAMKQFGNTTVMWDYKTMKPMKIFNTPGAALEARWSYAPGDNWAVTTTALTSEIYVYKQDDHGEWQQHKVGTIGDPAKIPLPVDISLVSSGKGLWINTFMDGMTRYWDMTDPMHPKETYTKKIGEQVNMVSPSFDGQRVYFTTSLLSNWDMKGKSDDQFLKAYNWDGKDLKLAFEIDFYKEKLGRAHHMKFQARDLKTLQPLQASTANKLNFASNP; this is encoded by the coding sequence ATGTATCTTAAGAAAAAGTTTTTAAAACTGAAGACGGTTACACAAGCCGTAAGTATGGCTGTTGTGATGGGTGTTGCTGTTCAAATGCCGAGTGCGATTGCTGATGAAACCAGCTGCTCTCCGTTCACCCCACTCGTCAAAGGTCAAGAAGACTTTGTTTACGTCTGGACTCTTGGTGTGAAAGGTCTGGGCGACGAATCCGACAAGTTGGTTACTGTGGATGCCAATCCAGCATCTAAATCATACGGTAAAGTAATTAGCAAACTGTCCGTAGGTGGCCGTGGTGAAGCTCACCACATGGGCTTTACAGATGACCGCAAATACATGTGGGCAGGCGCCCTGGATAGCAACAAAATCTTCATTTTCGATGTTGCTACAGATCCTTCCAAACCAAAACTGGTTAAAACACTCAACAATTTCGTTGCTAAATCTGGCTTAGTTGGCCCACATACATTCTATGCAATTCCTGGCCGTATGATTGTTGCTGCATTGTCAAATGCTAAAGATCACGGTGGTCAAACTGGCATGGCGATCTACACAAATGCTGGTGAGTATGTATCAACAACCATGATGCCAACCACAAACGGTGGCGATGGCTTCGGCTATGATGCTGCGATCAACCCAAACAAAAATGCAATGTTGACCACTGCATTTACTGGTTGGAACAACTACATGATGGACTTGGGTAAGTTGATCAAGGATAAAGATGCAATGAAACAGTTTGGTAATACCACTGTGATGTGGGATTACAAAACTATGAAACCAATGAAGATTTTCAATACACCAGGCGCGGCATTGGAAGCACGCTGGTCATATGCTCCAGGTGACAACTGGGCTGTGACAACAACAGCACTGACTTCAGAAATCTATGTTTACAAACAAGATGACCACGGTGAATGGCAACAACATAAAGTTGGTACTATTGGTGACCCAGCTAAAATCCCTCTGCCAGTCGACATTAGCTTGGTTTCAAGTGGTAAAGGCTTGTGGATCAATACGTTCATGGACGGTATGACACGCTACTGGGATATGACTGACCCGATGCATCCAAAAGAAACTTACACCAAGAAAATTGGTGAGCAAGTAAACATGGTTTCACCTAGTTTTGATGGTCAACGTGTTTACTTCACGACATCACTTCTTTCCAACTGGGACATGAAGGGTAAGTCTGACGACCAATTCCTGAAGGCCTATAACTGGGACGGTAAAGACCTGAAGTTGGCTTTCGAAATTGACTTCTACAAAGAAAAACTGGGCCGTGCTCACCATATGAAGTTCCAAGCTCGTGATTTGAAGACATTGCAGCCTTTGCAAGCATCTACAGCAAACAAGCTGAACTTCGCATCGAACCCTTAA
- a CDS encoding NAD(P)/FAD-dependent oxidoreductase, whose protein sequence is MFDSYGKGLAFRERPSSKYQIKNGERGMAKFSQKVLGNQKFDVVVVGGGSAGISVTASLLKRDSDLRIAIIEPSNFHFYQPAWTLVGSGDYPIEKTRRPMADVIPSNATWIKAAVSKLHPDRNAVQLSDDSTVFYGQLIVCPGLRLAWEKIEGLQDTLGQNGVTSNYKFELAPYTRELIEKVRSGTALFTQPPMPIKCAGAPQKAMYLSCDYWLRNKVLKSINVEFHNAGAVLFGVKEFVGPLMEYVKKYNAKLNFSSTLVKVHGPSKTAWFDVKAEDGSVMRVERKFSMIHVVPPQVPHDFVKESPLADAAGWCLVDNATLQSPAFPNVFSLGDIASTPNAKTAAAVRKQVVVVAKNLLALRNHKQLLSKYDGYGSCPLTVQKGKIILAEFGYGGKLLPTFPLDPTKPRKSAWALKASFLPRFYWAGMLKGKEWITKCSEV, encoded by the coding sequence AATATCAAATTAAAAATGGAGAAAGAGGCATGGCGAAATTCAGCCAGAAAGTATTAGGAAATCAAAAATTTGATGTGGTGGTTGTAGGGGGTGGTTCTGCAGGCATCAGTGTTACAGCAAGTCTTTTGAAACGTGATTCTGATTTAAGAATTGCGATTATCGAACCCAGTAACTTTCACTTTTATCAACCAGCGTGGACTCTGGTAGGTAGTGGTGATTATCCGATTGAGAAAACAAGACGCCCTATGGCCGATGTGATCCCATCTAATGCGACCTGGATTAAAGCTGCAGTGAGCAAATTACATCCAGATAGAAATGCCGTGCAGCTGTCAGATGACTCAACAGTATTTTATGGTCAGTTAATTGTCTGCCCCGGTTTGCGGTTGGCATGGGAAAAAATTGAAGGTTTGCAGGATACGTTGGGGCAAAACGGAGTTACCTCAAACTACAAGTTTGAACTTGCCCCATATACGAGAGAGCTGATAGAAAAGGTTCGGAGTGGGACGGCGCTCTTTACACAGCCACCAATGCCAATCAAATGCGCAGGAGCGCCTCAGAAAGCCATGTATCTGTCATGTGACTATTGGCTGAGAAACAAAGTCTTGAAATCCATCAATGTTGAATTTCATAATGCAGGTGCTGTGTTGTTTGGTGTTAAAGAATTTGTTGGCCCACTCATGGAGTATGTTAAAAAATACAACGCAAAACTCAATTTCAGTTCAACGCTAGTCAAAGTGCACGGCCCGAGTAAAACAGCCTGGTTTGATGTTAAGGCTGAAGATGGAAGCGTGATGCGCGTAGAGCGTAAGTTCAGCATGATTCATGTTGTACCACCACAGGTACCTCATGACTTTGTTAAAGAGAGTCCACTAGCCGACGCCGCAGGTTGGTGTCTGGTTGATAATGCAACGTTGCAGTCCCCCGCATTCCCTAACGTATTCTCTTTAGGAGATATCGCCTCCACGCCAAATGCCAAGACCGCTGCTGCAGTCCGTAAGCAAGTCGTAGTTGTGGCAAAAAATCTATTAGCTCTGCGTAATCACAAACAACTACTTTCCAAATACGATGGCTACGGATCTTGCCCACTCACTGTTCAGAAAGGGAAAATTATTCTGGCTGAATTTGGCTATGGTGGAAAGCTGTTACCCACATTCCCATTGGACCCAACGAAACCGAGAAAATCCGCTTGGGCTTTGAAAGCTTCATTCCTGCCAAGATTTTATTGGGCAGGGATGCTCAAGGGTAAGGAGTGGATTACAAAGTGTTCTGAAGTTTGA
- a CDS encoding SCO family protein, translating into MIFIASVVIGYFLRSDIQNYALADALSNTTIGQKISGPIENKFNKELQTRIAKQGLAAAGTYELSKIFKAPDAEVLNGKGETVKLKKFTEGKYTLLTFFYEFCSDAKGCPFAMSTMQIVKQYLEKTPSLSKQVRMVHISFDPERDTSVMMAGLEKKTNRENKPYSVEWKFLTTKNYDVLIPLIDGYGQNVDIAIDPKTGKRTLDFPHVLKIFLIDPNGYVREIYSTTFLNPEMLLNDIETLMIETEKGVNK; encoded by the coding sequence TTGATTTTTATAGCATCTGTCGTGATTGGATATTTCCTCCGCTCGGATATTCAAAATTATGCATTGGCAGATGCTCTTTCTAACACCACTATTGGCCAGAAGATCTCTGGGCCAATCGAAAATAAATTCAACAAAGAGCTCCAGACAAGAATTGCAAAACAAGGTTTGGCGGCCGCAGGGACATACGAGTTAAGCAAAATATTCAAAGCACCTGATGCAGAAGTACTGAATGGCAAAGGTGAAACAGTCAAACTCAAAAAATTCACCGAGGGTAAATATACCCTTCTTACTTTCTTCTATGAGTTCTGCTCTGATGCTAAAGGCTGCCCTTTTGCAATGAGCACAATGCAAATTGTGAAACAGTACCTGGAGAAGACACCCTCGCTTTCCAAACAAGTTCGGATGGTACACATTAGCTTTGATCCAGAACGTGACACTTCGGTCATGATGGCGGGGTTGGAAAAGAAGACTAACCGTGAAAACAAACCATACAGTGTCGAATGGAAGTTTCTTACCACTAAGAATTACGACGTATTGATTCCATTAATTGATGGTTATGGTCAAAACGTAGACATAGCAATTGATCCGAAAACCGGAAAACGGACTCTAGACTTCCCGCATGTGCTGAAAATCTTCCTGATTGACCCTAATGGATATGTGCGCGAAATTTATTCAACAACATTTCTAAACCCAGAAATGTTGTTGAATGATATTGAAACATTAATGATAGAAACAGAAAAAGGAGTTAATAAATGA